From Chiloscyllium punctatum isolate Juve2018m chromosome 36, sChiPun1.3, whole genome shotgun sequence, the proteins below share one genomic window:
- the LOC140460578 gene encoding uncharacterized protein, with product MEKPWKCRDCGKGFRVPSALETHRRSHTREKPFSCPECGKAFSDSSALLRHRRVHTGERPFSCPECRKSFSDSSARLRHLRVHTGERPFSCLKCEKAFNDSSALMRHQRVHTGERPFRCPDCGKVFTRSSHLVIHRRVHTGEKPFPCPKCGKAFSDSSDLLAHRRVHTGERPFTCSVCGKCFTRSSDLLKHRRVHTGERPFSCSECGKGFTQASHLLTHRWVHTGERPFTCLECGKGFAVSSTLLTHQRVHTGERPFACPVCGQKFTMSCSLNKHQRRHQCSQQSDSAGTTAEGHPQD from the coding sequence ATggagaaaccatggaagtgtcgcgactgcgggaaaggcttccgtgtcccgtctgccctggagacacatcggcgcagtcacaccagggagaaaCCATTCTCCTGTCCtgaatgcgggaaggccttcagtgattcctctgccctgctgaggcaccgacgggtgcacacaggggagaggcccttcagctgccctgagtgcaggaagagcttcagcgattcctccgccCGACTGAGGCACTTGCGggttcacacaggggagaggcccttcagctgcctcaAGTGTGAGAAGGCCTTCaatgattcctctgccctgatgaggcaccagcgggtgcacacaggggagaggcccttccgcTGCCCCGATTGTGGGAAAGTGTTCACTCGCTCCTCCCACCTCGTGATTCACCGACGGGTCCATACCGGTGAGAAGCCCTTCCCCTGCCCCAAATGTGgaaaggccttcagcgattcctctgacctgctggcccaccggcgggtccacaccggtgagaggccattcacctgctctgtctgCGGGAAGTGCTTTACACGCTCttccgacctgctgaagcaccggcgggtccacactggggaaaggcccttcagctgctctgagtgcgggaagggctttacccaggcctcccacctgctgacacaccggtgggtccacactggggagaggccattcacctgcctcgagtgcgggaagggctttgctGTCTCCTCCACTCTACTgacgcaccagcgggtccacactggggagaggccgtttgcCTGCCCTGTATGTGGGCAGAAGTTCACAATGTCCTGCAGCTTGAACAAGCACCAGCGGAGGCACCAATGCTCCCAACAATCCGATTCTGCCGGTACCACTGCTGAGGGTCatccccaggactga